From a region of the Thermomonas sp. HDW16 genome:
- a CDS encoding potassium channel family protein: MKLPSPGLSPFVHFLASLRRSPSRALLAVQFLALLLYPMAHDSPAGQIATSVISVGVLGVAVWMVHKSPQAGWFAALLAVLGVGLWSAYNADDGAWLGVVGSTFYAAAYFYAAYSLISYMMEDEHTSTDELWAAAATFMLLVEAYAWLFMGTQLLQPGAFTAIAADGSQPVRSWVELLFLSGTNFSATGLSDIVPLTPFSRMLCIIEQWNGVMYLAIVVARLAGMLKSKSA; the protein is encoded by the coding sequence ATGAAACTTCCTTCGCCAGGCTTGTCGCCGTTCGTCCACTTCCTGGCATCGCTCAGGCGCTCGCCATCGCGAGCGCTGCTGGCGGTGCAGTTCCTTGCCTTGCTGCTGTATCCGATGGCGCACGATAGCCCCGCCGGGCAGATCGCCACCAGCGTGATCAGCGTGGGCGTGCTGGGCGTGGCGGTGTGGATGGTGCACAAATCGCCGCAGGCCGGTTGGTTCGCGGCCCTGTTGGCGGTGCTCGGCGTGGGCCTGTGGAGTGCGTACAACGCCGACGATGGTGCCTGGCTTGGCGTGGTGGGTAGCACGTTCTATGCCGCAGCGTATTTCTACGCCGCGTATTCGCTGATCTCGTACATGATGGAAGACGAGCACACCAGCACGGACGAACTGTGGGCGGCGGCGGCCACCTTCATGCTGCTGGTCGAAGCTTATGCCTGGTTGTTCATGGGCACGCAATTGTTGCAGCCGGGTGCGTTCACCGCGATCGCCGCCGATGGTAGCCAGCCGGTGCGCAGTTGGGTGGAGTTGCTGTTCTTGTCCGGCACGAATTTTTCCGCAACCGGGCTGTCCGATATCGTCCCGCTGACGCCTTTTTCGCGGATGCTGTGCATCATCGAACAGTGGAACGGCGTGATGTACTTGGCTATCGTGGTGGCGCGTCTGGCGGGTATGTTGAAGTCGAAATCGGCCTGA
- a CDS encoding DUF2785 domain-containing protein: protein MHTFFPALLLACACLPMPLPAWAHCALADEAPAMLDQWKTSGFATVDTENRNRRAFELLDCLGDPDPLLRDGTAFEALSTWMRGKQLDPDTLRLLQQRLLQQLKGADVDGFRKPFTALVLSEVARTDRVQPWMTADERRQMTAAATEYLTSVRDYRGYVDGEGWRHGVAHGADWILQLALNKALSPSQVLSLLAAIGSQAMPADGHAYAFGEPGRLARPVAYAIARGDLEQPTVDAWLAGLAQSLGPRPETAPQAVWWVRRANLENFLHALAYLADGDQSPALTALAAGARATMQELP, encoded by the coding sequence ATGCACACATTTTTCCCCGCCCTGCTGCTTGCCTGTGCCTGCCTGCCGATGCCGCTACCGGCGTGGGCGCACTGCGCGCTGGCCGATGAAGCACCGGCCATGCTCGATCAATGGAAAACTTCGGGATTCGCGACGGTCGACACCGAAAACCGCAACCGCCGCGCGTTCGAACTGCTGGATTGCCTGGGCGATCCCGATCCACTACTGCGCGATGGCACCGCCTTCGAAGCGCTGTCGACCTGGATGCGCGGCAAGCAGCTCGATCCCGACACCTTGCGCCTGCTCCAGCAACGCCTGCTGCAGCAACTCAAAGGCGCGGATGTGGACGGTTTTCGCAAACCGTTCACCGCGCTGGTGTTGTCCGAGGTCGCACGCACCGATCGCGTGCAGCCATGGATGACGGCGGACGAACGCAGGCAGATGACCGCGGCAGCAACGGAGTACCTGACATCCGTGCGCGACTATCGCGGCTATGTCGATGGCGAAGGTTGGCGACACGGCGTTGCGCATGGCGCGGACTGGATCCTGCAACTAGCGCTCAACAAGGCGCTTTCGCCGTCACAAGTCCTGTCGCTGCTGGCTGCGATTGGCTCACAGGCCATGCCTGCCGATGGACATGCTTACGCGTTCGGCGAACCGGGCCGCCTTGCGCGGCCAGTCGCCTATGCCATTGCACGCGGTGACCTGGAACAACCAACAGTCGACGCATGGCTAGCAGGACTTGCTCAGTCGCTCGGCCCTCGCCCCGAAACCGCGCCACAAGCAGTCTGGTGGGTACGTCGTGCGAACCTGGAGAACTTCCTGCATGCGCTGGCCTACCTCGCCGATGGCGACCAGTCGCCTGCGTTGACCGCACTGGCGGCCGGGGCACGCGCGACGATGCAGGAATTGCCTTGA
- the ppa gene encoding inorganic diphosphatase: MGLDLVPTGKNPPDELNVIIEIPKDAEPVKYEVDKASGAIFVDRVLSTPMRYPCNYGYVPHTLCGDGDPADVLVLMPLALIPGSVIRVRPVGVLRMVDEAGADEKILAVPISKVYPGYDHIQHLDDVPKHWLDRIGYFFEHYKDLEAGKWVKLDGWGGRDEARQLLVESVERYEATAEKPKF; the protein is encoded by the coding sequence ATGGGCCTGGACCTCGTCCCCACCGGCAAGAACCCGCCGGATGAACTCAACGTCATCATCGAGATCCCGAAGGACGCGGAGCCGGTCAAATACGAGGTCGACAAGGCCAGCGGCGCGATCTTCGTCGACCGCGTGCTGTCCACCCCGATGCGCTATCCCTGCAACTACGGCTACGTGCCGCACACCCTGTGCGGCGACGGCGACCCGGCCGACGTGCTGGTGCTGATGCCGCTGGCGTTGATCCCCGGTTCGGTGATCCGGGTGCGCCCGGTCGGCGTGCTGCGCATGGTCGACGAGGCCGGAGCGGACGAGAAGATCCTCGCCGTGCCGATCAGCAAGGTCTACCCCGGTTACGATCACATCCAGCACCTGGATGACGTGCCGAAGCACTGGCTGGACCGAATCGGTTACTTCTTCGAGCACTACAAGGACCTGGAAGCCGGCAAGTGGGTCAAGCTCGACGGCTGGGGCGGCCGCGACGAAGCGCGGCAGCTGCTGGTCGAATCGGTCGAACGCTACGAGGCGACGGCGGAAAAGCCCAAGTTCTGA
- a CDS encoding OmpA family protein — protein MAGADGHAAAPAAMTAAANADASANVAMDPNANVAMTPAEIADAALPDTHRAAVYFESGSAQLPADASDTLAKVIQTLKDDAGRKATISGYHDASGDPAVNAELAKQRAQNVANALAVAGIDTARIDLVKPVLAVAGSDPAEARRVEVTIR, from the coding sequence ATGGCCGGAGCCGATGGCCATGCAGCCGCACCTGCCGCGATGACGGCGGCGGCCAATGCCGATGCGTCCGCCAATGTCGCGATGGATCCGAACGCAAACGTGGCGATGACGCCTGCCGAAATCGCGGATGCCGCGTTGCCGGATACGCACCGTGCCGCGGTGTACTTCGAATCCGGCTCCGCGCAGCTGCCGGCCGACGCCAGCGATACCCTGGCGAAGGTGATCCAGACCCTGAAGGACGATGCAGGGCGCAAGGCCACGATCTCCGGCTACCACGATGCCAGCGGCGACCCGGCGGTGAACGCCGAGCTCGCCAAGCAGCGTGCGCAGAACGTGGCCAATGCGCTGGCCGTGGCCGGGATCGATACCGCGCGGATCGACCTGGTCAAACCGGTGCTGGCCGTGGCCGGCAGCGATCCGGCCGAAGCGCGTCGGGTCGAAGTCACGATCCGGTAA
- a CDS encoding DUF167 domain-containing protein, which yields MPIIQVKAKPNSRVSLLSQQADGTWLAQLKSPPLDGKANAELIELVAREFGCVKSAVLVKSGAGSRYKRVEIPD from the coding sequence ATGCCGATCATCCAGGTCAAAGCCAAGCCCAACTCACGCGTGTCGCTGCTGTCGCAGCAGGCCGACGGTACGTGGTTGGCGCAGCTCAAGTCGCCGCCGCTGGATGGCAAAGCGAATGCGGAGTTGATCGAGCTGGTGGCGCGGGAATTTGGCTGCGTGAAGTCGGCGGTATTGGTGAAATCCGGCGCCGGCAGTCGCTACAAGCGCGTGGAAATTCCCGACTAG
- a CDS encoding CsgG/HfaB family protein encodes MKQHYLIVALAMAIACAPAQAQWSKKQNDPQGAAAGANAKGAAINLESCDEPMGTIAVVEEQEGDWYRYLSSDLRLPSTVPVIRMLIQQSNCFVVVERGRAMQNMMQERALMDSGELRQGSDFGKGKMVAADYTLNPSINFSQSNAGGIGGVLGAFGGRLGAVGALVGGLKFKKAETMLTMIDNRSGVQIGVAQGNATKTDFGLGIGGGGSGGFGALGGYSNTPEGKALAAAFANAYNNLVVAMRDYRPQEVKGGLGKGGKLKVGN; translated from the coding sequence ATGAAACAGCATTATCTGATCGTCGCGTTGGCCATGGCGATTGCCTGCGCGCCCGCGCAGGCGCAATGGAGCAAGAAACAGAACGATCCGCAAGGCGCAGCCGCCGGCGCCAACGCCAAGGGCGCGGCCATCAACTTGGAATCCTGCGACGAGCCGATGGGCACGATCGCGGTGGTCGAAGAGCAGGAAGGCGATTGGTATCGCTACCTGAGCAGCGACCTGCGCCTGCCCTCGACCGTGCCGGTGATCCGCATGCTGATCCAGCAGTCCAACTGCTTCGTGGTGGTCGAACGCGGCCGCGCGATGCAGAACATGATGCAGGAACGCGCGCTGATGGACAGCGGCGAATTGCGCCAGGGCAGCGACTTCGGCAAGGGCAAGATGGTGGCCGCGGATTACACCCTGAATCCCAGCATCAACTTCTCGCAGAGCAATGCCGGCGGCATCGGCGGCGTGCTCGGCGCGTTCGGTGGCCGCCTCGGCGCCGTGGGCGCGCTGGTCGGCGGCCTGAAATTCAAGAAAGCGGAAACCATGCTGACCATGATCGACAACCGCTCCGGCGTGCAGATCGGCGTGGCCCAGGGTAACGCCACCAAGACCGATTTCGGCTTGGGTATCGGCGGCGGTGGCAGCGGTGGCTTCGGTGCATTGGGCGGCTACAGCAACACGCCGGAAGGCAAGGCATTGGCCGCCGCCTTTGCCAACGCGTACAACAACCTGGTCGTCGCCATGCGCGACTACCGCCCGCAGGAAGTGAAGGGCGGCCTGGGCAAGGGCGGCAAGCTCAAGGTCGGCAACTGA
- a CDS encoding 6-phosphofructokinase — MPAGTLLYAQSGGVTAVINATASAVIQAGRVKKVRILAARNGILGVLREELIDTAAMSLAQVKALAHTPGGAFGSCRLKLKSLDADRAKYERLLAVFKAHGVRWFLYNGGNDSADTALKVSQLAAEYGYPLTCIGVPKTIDNDLAVTDCCPGFGSAAKYTAVSVRECALDVAAMAETSTKVFVYEAMGRHAGWLAAAAGLAGEGKDDAPHIILFPERAYDEADFLARVDAVVKRVGYCVVVASEGIRTADGRFVADAGGGKDSFGHTQLGGVASQLAGRVKDALGYKVHWTMPDYLQRSARHIASKTDLDQAMAVGRAAVECALAGQNAVMPVIVRDSDAPYRWHVDIAPLSRIANHEKTMPKGFIRKDGYGITAAARRYLQPLIEGEAFPPFGRNGLPDYVQVDQATLRRKLPRWES; from the coding sequence ATGCCCGCAGGCACCCTGCTTTACGCCCAAAGCGGCGGCGTCACTGCCGTCATCAATGCCACTGCCTCGGCGGTGATCCAGGCTGGGCGGGTGAAGAAAGTCCGCATACTGGCCGCGCGCAACGGCATCCTCGGCGTCCTGCGCGAGGAGTTGATCGATACCGCCGCGATGTCGCTGGCGCAGGTCAAGGCGCTGGCGCATACCCCGGGCGGAGCGTTCGGCAGTTGCCGGCTCAAGCTGAAGTCGCTGGACGCCGACCGCGCCAAATACGAACGCCTGCTGGCCGTGTTCAAGGCCCATGGCGTGCGCTGGTTCCTCTACAACGGCGGCAACGATTCCGCCGATACCGCGCTCAAGGTGTCGCAATTGGCGGCGGAATATGGCTATCCGCTGACCTGCATCGGCGTGCCCAAGACCATCGACAACGACCTGGCGGTCACCGACTGCTGCCCGGGCTTCGGATCGGCGGCGAAATACACCGCGGTCTCGGTGCGCGAATGCGCGCTGGACGTGGCGGCGATGGCCGAGACCTCGACCAAGGTGTTCGTGTACGAGGCGATGGGCCGGCATGCCGGCTGGCTGGCCGCCGCCGCGGGCTTGGCGGGCGAAGGCAAGGACGACGCGCCGCACATCATCCTGTTCCCCGAACGTGCCTATGACGAAGCCGATTTCCTGGCCCGCGTGGATGCGGTGGTGAAACGCGTCGGTTACTGCGTGGTGGTCGCCAGCGAAGGCATCCGCACCGCCGATGGCCGCTTCGTCGCCGATGCCGGCGGCGGCAAGGATTCGTTCGGGCATACCCAGCTCGGCGGCGTGGCCTCGCAGCTGGCCGGCCGGGTCAAGGATGCGTTGGGCTACAAGGTGCACTGGACGATGCCGGACTACCTGCAACGCTCGGCGCGCCACATCGCCTCGAAGACCGATCTCGACCAGGCGATGGCGGTCGGCCGCGCCGCAGTGGAATGCGCGCTGGCCGGGCAGAACGCGGTGATGCCGGTGATCGTGCGCGATAGCGACGCGCCGTACCGCTGGCACGTCGACATCGCCCCGCTTTCGCGCATCGCCAACCACGAAAAGACCATGCCGAAGGGGTTCATCCGCAAGGATGGTTACGGCATCACCGCCGCCGCGCGCCGTTACCTGCAGCCGCTGATCGAGGGCGAGGCATTCCCGCCGTTTGGCCGGAACGGGCTGCCGGATTACGTTCAAGTCGATCAAGCCACCCTGCGACGCAAACTGCCGCGCTGGGAAAGCTGA
- a CDS encoding adenylate kinase has translation MRLVLLGAPGSGKGTQAARLKEHLQVPHISTGDLLRAEVAAGSKLGLAAKEVMARGELVSDAILLGMLEDRFSRPDTAGGFILDGYPRNLAQADALDGLLTRLKQPFDYAVQLDVPTELLVERIAGRAKAEGRADDSPESVRTRLKIYNDQTAPVIDYYRQHGQLTVVDGVGELDEVFTRILEAIQPGHDIG, from the coding sequence ATGCGATTGGTTCTGTTGGGCGCGCCCGGCTCCGGCAAGGGCACCCAGGCGGCACGATTGAAGGAGCACCTGCAGGTGCCGCACATCTCCACGGGCGACCTGCTGCGCGCGGAAGTGGCGGCCGGCAGCAAGCTCGGCCTTGCAGCCAAGGAAGTGATGGCGCGCGGGGAGTTGGTCAGCGACGCGATCTTGCTGGGCATGCTGGAAGACCGCTTCTCGCGCCCGGACACCGCCGGCGGCTTCATCCTGGACGGTTATCCACGCAACCTGGCCCAGGCCGATGCACTGGACGGCCTGCTGACCCGCCTCAAGCAGCCGTTCGATTACGCCGTGCAGCTGGATGTGCCGACCGAGCTGCTGGTCGAGCGCATCGCCGGTCGCGCCAAGGCCGAAGGCCGCGCCGACGATTCGCCGGAATCGGTGCGTACCCGTCTGAAGATCTACAACGACCAGACCGCGCCGGTGATCGACTACTACCGCCAGCACGGCCAGCTGACCGTGGTCGATGGCGTGGGCGAGCTGGATGAGGTGTTCACCCGCATCCTCGAGGCGATCCAGCCGGGGCATGACATCGGCTAA
- the mpl gene encoding UDP-N-acetylmuramate:L-alanyl-gamma-D-glutamyl-meso-diaminopimelate ligase — MKLHILGIAGTFMGGVAALARELGHAVEGSDQNIYPPMSTQLEHLGIALKQGYLPGNISADCDEIVIGNALSRGNAAVEAVLDAGRKYTSGAQWLSEQVLPGRDVLAVAGTHGKTTTTTILSYLLERAGRAPGFLIGGVAEDFGVSARIGTGREFVVEADEYDTAFFDKRSKFVHYRPLVAILNNLEYDHADIFPDVAAIQRQFHHLVRTVPRRGRLIVNGHDERLREVLAMGCWTPVERFGFDSSFEWSARKLREDGSAFVVVHDGKELGTVEWPMLGDHNVLNGLAALAACNAVGVDVVSVIPSLADFSSVKRRMEVIGEHGGITLYDDFAHHPTAIATTLAGLRAKVGDARIVVAMEPRSNSMRLGAHADALAPSLDIADVVVFLARPELPWDADKVVSAIRGDAQAVPDADTLIARLRESVRRGDHVVFMSNGGFDGAPRRFLAALRDA; from the coding sequence ATGAAACTCCACATCCTCGGCATCGCCGGTACCTTCATGGGTGGCGTCGCCGCGCTGGCGCGCGAACTCGGCCATGCGGTCGAAGGCAGCGACCAGAACATCTATCCACCGATGTCGACGCAGCTGGAACACCTCGGCATCGCCCTGAAACAGGGCTACCTGCCGGGCAATATTTCCGCCGATTGCGATGAAATCGTCATCGGCAATGCACTGTCGCGCGGCAACGCGGCGGTCGAAGCGGTGCTCGATGCCGGGCGCAAGTACACCAGTGGCGCGCAATGGCTGAGCGAGCAGGTGCTGCCCGGTCGCGACGTGTTGGCGGTTGCCGGTACCCACGGCAAGACCACGACCACGACCATCCTGTCCTACCTGCTGGAACGCGCCGGCCGCGCGCCGGGCTTCCTGATCGGCGGCGTGGCCGAGGACTTCGGCGTGTCCGCGCGGATTGGCACGGGCCGCGAATTCGTGGTCGAGGCCGACGAATACGACACCGCCTTCTTCGACAAGCGCAGCAAGTTCGTCCACTACCGCCCGCTGGTCGCCATCCTCAACAATCTGGAATACGACCACGCGGACATCTTCCCGGACGTGGCCGCGATCCAGCGCCAATTCCATCATCTCGTTCGCACCGTTCCGCGCCGTGGGCGACTGATCGTCAACGGCCACGACGAGCGCCTGCGTGAAGTGCTGGCGATGGGGTGCTGGACGCCGGTCGAACGTTTCGGCTTCGACAGTTCGTTCGAGTGGAGCGCGCGCAAGCTGCGTGAGGACGGCAGTGCGTTCGTGGTGGTGCATGACGGCAAGGAGCTTGGCACGGTCGAGTGGCCGATGCTCGGCGATCACAATGTGTTGAACGGCCTGGCCGCGCTCGCTGCGTGCAATGCGGTCGGCGTCGATGTGGTATCGGTCATTCCGTCGCTTGCGGATTTCAGCAGCGTGAAGCGCCGGATGGAAGTGATCGGCGAACACGGTGGCATCACCCTCTACGACGATTTTGCCCATCACCCAACCGCCATTGCGACCACGCTGGCCGGCTTGCGCGCGAAGGTCGGCGACGCGCGCATCGTGGTGGCGATGGAGCCGCGCAGCAATTCGATGCGCCTTGGCGCGCATGCGGATGCGCTGGCGCCGTCGCTCGACATCGCCGATGTGGTGGTCTTCCTCGCCCGTCCGGAATTGCCGTGGGATGCGGACAAGGTGGTTTCCGCGATTCGTGGCGATGCGCAGGCGGTGCCCGATGCCGACACGCTGATCGCGCGCCTGCGCGAATCCGTGCGCCGCGGCGACCACGTGGTGTTCATGTCCAATGGCGGCTTCGATGGCGCGCCACGGCGTTTCCTCGCTGCATTGCGGGATGCCTGA
- a CDS encoding LON peptidase substrate-binding domain-containing protein, whose product MPEAASLPLFPLHAVLVPGAALELRIFERRYLDMIRDCSRVGGGFGVCLILEGDEAGAPATPAAFGAEALIEDFDNTPEGLLSLHVRGHRRFHVLRTRVKDTGLVVADIEWREEGAASPRLRPEHALLAELLRRMLEQIGGNHVDPSPALFENAAWVGWRMAELLPLSMLQRQELLQVDDPHARLQRLLEGIAETE is encoded by the coding sequence ATGCCTGAGGCCGCTTCGTTACCGTTGTTTCCGCTGCACGCCGTGCTGGTGCCCGGTGCGGCGCTGGAGCTGCGAATCTTCGAGCGGCGCTATCTGGACATGATCCGTGACTGCAGCCGCGTTGGCGGCGGCTTCGGCGTTTGCTTGATCCTTGAAGGTGATGAAGCCGGCGCGCCAGCTACGCCTGCGGCCTTCGGTGCCGAGGCGCTGATCGAGGATTTCGACAACACGCCGGAGGGTTTGTTGTCGCTGCACGTGCGCGGGCATCGGCGCTTCCATGTGTTGCGTACCCGGGTGAAAGACACGGGCCTGGTCGTTGCCGATATCGAATGGCGCGAGGAAGGCGCGGCTTCGCCACGCTTGCGTCCGGAGCACGCGCTGCTGGCAGAGTTGCTGCGGCGGATGCTGGAGCAGATCGGTGGCAACCATGTCGATCCTTCGCCTGCGCTGTTCGAGAACGCGGCGTGGGTCGGCTGGCGTATGGCGGAGCTGTTGCCGCTGTCGATGTTGCAGCGGCAGGAGTTGCTGCAAGTCGACGATCCGCACGCGCGGCTGCAACGCTTGCTCGAAGGGATTGCCGAAACCGAGTGA
- a CDS encoding bifunctional DedA family/phosphatase PAP2 family protein, whose amino-acid sequence MQSAWFDATIAWISAHPHAAGGLVFLIAFCDALAVVGIVVPALPLLFAVGTLIGLGHLDGPYALLCAAAGAFVGDALSYWIGHRWGPAMRELWLFKRYPQLLDRGEQMFRRHGTKGIVIARFVGAVRPFVPAVAGMLHMPLKRYAPASAFAALSWAGVFLAPGWIFGASYDAVAAVADKLALVLLGLLAALALVWALVLYTWRWFAAHADNLLARALLWTRAHPRLGRYAAALIDPRRPESASLALLAACLFAVAWLWAGLTTWLLVRGEPLPFDHAVQAAMFALRNPLADRTMASLAAIGSAPVLGAASTAALLWLSWRKRWMAATHWLAAIAVGLLLTAGLDALVDTPRPPTAAAGFGFPSIAVTMATVVFGFFAVLIAREFPGRQRVWPYLVAGVATALVAFARLYLGAHWLSDVVAGVLLGVVWLLVIGIAYRRHSARSFFIRPLVAVFYGSFALALAWYAPRSADATLAQFVPSMPQQHLSLPHWQAQGIADPRHFDLQAAGDLRALQQQLQAQGWQVQPPADWVSVLGLLDDDRPLAHKPVLPLALDAHPERLLLRRDGTDGTRIEVLRIWPAPAQLDDGTPLWVARYERMQARTRLRLLTLWQPLPHGEALPADLQAMTGVSAQADAAVHVRVAPR is encoded by the coding sequence ATGCAGAGCGCCTGGTTCGACGCCACCATCGCCTGGATCAGTGCGCATCCACACGCCGCGGGCGGGCTGGTGTTCCTGATCGCGTTCTGCGATGCGTTGGCGGTCGTGGGTATCGTGGTGCCTGCTCTGCCGTTGTTGTTCGCGGTGGGCACGCTGATCGGCCTGGGCCATCTGGATGGCCCGTACGCCCTGCTCTGCGCCGCAGCCGGCGCCTTTGTCGGCGACGCCCTGAGCTACTGGATCGGCCATCGCTGGGGGCCGGCCATGCGCGAACTCTGGCTGTTCAAGCGCTACCCGCAGTTGCTGGATCGAGGCGAACAGATGTTCCGCCGGCACGGCACCAAGGGTATCGTGATCGCGCGCTTCGTCGGCGCAGTACGCCCGTTCGTACCGGCGGTGGCCGGCATGCTGCACATGCCGCTGAAACGCTATGCGCCGGCAAGCGCGTTCGCCGCACTGAGTTGGGCGGGGGTGTTCCTCGCCCCGGGCTGGATCTTCGGCGCGTCCTACGATGCAGTGGCCGCGGTCGCCGACAAACTCGCACTGGTGTTGCTTGGCCTGCTCGCCGCGCTGGCGTTGGTCTGGGCGCTGGTGCTGTACACGTGGCGCTGGTTCGCCGCGCATGCGGACAACCTGCTTGCACGGGCACTGTTGTGGACGCGGGCGCACCCACGGCTGGGCCGTTATGCGGCGGCACTGATCGATCCGCGGCGGCCGGAATCGGCCTCGTTGGCATTGCTCGCGGCCTGCTTGTTCGCGGTGGCCTGGTTATGGGCCGGCTTGACCACGTGGCTGTTGGTACGCGGCGAACCGTTGCCGTTCGACCACGCGGTCCAGGCTGCGATGTTCGCGCTGCGCAATCCGTTGGCGGATCGCACGATGGCGTCCCTGGCCGCGATCGGCAGTGCGCCGGTGCTGGGTGCCGCCTCCACCGCCGCCTTGCTGTGGCTGTCGTGGCGCAAGCGCTGGATGGCTGCCACGCACTGGCTTGCGGCCATCGCGGTGGGCCTGCTGCTCACCGCGGGCCTGGATGCCTTGGTGGATACGCCACGCCCACCGACCGCCGCGGCCGGCTTCGGCTTCCCCTCGATCGCGGTCACCATGGCCACGGTGGTGTTCGGCTTCTTCGCCGTGCTGATCGCACGCGAATTCCCCGGTCGCCAACGGGTCTGGCCCTACCTTGTCGCCGGCGTCGCCACCGCGCTGGTTGCCTTCGCGCGGCTCTACCTGGGCGCGCACTGGCTGAGCGACGTGGTCGCCGGGGTGCTGCTGGGCGTGGTCTGGCTGCTGGTGATCGGTATCGCCTATCGCCGGCACAGCGCGCGCTCGTTCTTCATCCGTCCGCTGGTGGCGGTGTTCTACGGCAGCTTCGCGCTGGCGCTGGCCTGGTACGCACCGCGCAGTGCGGATGCCACCCTTGCGCAATTCGTGCCGTCCATGCCGCAGCAGCATCTCTCGCTGCCGCACTGGCAGGCGCAGGGAATCGCCGATCCGCGTCATTTCGACCTGCAGGCCGCAGGCGACTTGCGGGCCTTGCAACAGCAGCTGCAGGCACAGGGCTGGCAGGTGCAGCCGCCGGCCGATTGGGTTTCGGTGCTGGGCCTGCTCGATGACGACCGTCCGCTTGCGCACAAGCCGGTGCTGCCCCTGGCATTGGATGCGCATCCCGAGCGCCTGCTGTTGCGTCGCGACGGCACCGACGGCACGCGAATCGAAGTTCTGCGAATCTGGCCAGCGCCTGCGCAGCTGGACGATGGCACGCCGCTGTGGGTCGCGCGCTACGAACGCATGCAGGCGCGCACGCGCTTGCGCCTGCTCACGTTGTGGCAACCACTCCCGCATGGAGAAGCGCTACCAGCCGACCTGCAGGCGATGACCGGCGTGTCAGCGCAGGCCGATGCGGCCGTACATGTGCGTGTTGCCCCGCGCTGA